The following is a genomic window from Pyricularia oryzae 70-15 chromosome 5, whole genome shotgun sequence.
TTACTCGATGGCGCTGCTGGCATAGACCTCGTCGCGCCAGCACCAAAGACCAGCCCACGTCGCCCCGGGCCCGACGAGGGCCTGCCCAGCAGCTGCACCCAATGCGGCTCTGAGCGCCCTGGGTGTTGTAACGTAACCATGCGCCCTGAGGTCCCAAATGGCATGCAGGTTGGCCATCAGCAGGCTGTGGTATGCAGGTCCGCTGGTGGACGTGGCATCTACCAGCGATCTTGCCACGCCCGAAATAGATCCGGACAAGGGTCCAGCAGCGTTGGAGTATCCGCCACTGGCAAGGTGAACGGCTGCCTGCACAGCAAAGGCACAGCCGTACAGCGCTCGGAGGAAGGGCATGTCGGCGGTCTtgtaaaacccaaaggcttCTGGCTCGGAAGGGTTCCGGGCTTTGGGCTTGGTCTTTTTGATTAGGTTGTTTAAACCCCAGACGAGAATGGGAAAAAGTGACACAAATTGCGTCAGGTCCCTCCATGAGATTGCCGTGCCCGACCGGCTTTCAAGAGCAAGTTTAACCAACAGCACCAGGGCGCAGCCTAGAACGGCCGTCCGAAACATGGATTTTGCAGCCATAAGGTCAACGTGGCGACCAGGCGGTTGTCGGAATGCCGCAAGTCCATACACCGCCGAGTACACGGGAAAAACCCGACCGGCACCCAGGGTATGTAAGCAAAGTGCCGTAATGCTAGGCATGCCGAGTAGCGAATTCGTATGGCCGTAACGGTAACCTTCGACCGTGAAGAAGAGAACCGGCGCAACCTGCTGCCAAAGCGGGGCGACCGTTCTCGATTCCTGGCAGAGGAGGGCAAGGGCGAGATTGGTAATGGCAAAGAGGTTTAGCACAActttggcggtggtggcgcgGACGGGCTTGGCCGGACGTTCATCCTCGAAGGGAATAGCCCTAGGTCTGTGCGGCACGGGGAGTTTCTGGATGCGGGATGCGCCAGCGATAATATCCGAGTTGGCGGCAAAGTCCCTGTAGCTGCTGGGGGCGTATTTCATCATGGCTTTGACCGCGGCTGTCACTGTCGGATTTTGGCTCGTCAACAAGCTCAGGCGGTCGTAGGAATCCTTGACGACCGCGCGGCTGCGCGATGCACGTGCCGTCTGCACCCGCAGGAACATGCCCTCAATGTCGTCGACGGACAGATCCTGCAGGCCCGCCGGGCGACTATCGCGTTCGTCAAGAATCGCGTTGATTAGTTCAGCCGCGGTCTCAATCGCCCCGTTGGCTCCCTGGCCCGACAGCGGGTTCGGTTTGTGCGCAGAGTCGCCGAGGAGAAAGACACGTTTGTAGAACCACGTCTTGTAAACCATCTCATGCAGCGGCGTCAAGGTCGCCGAGATCCTCTTGTCGTATAAGCTGCGAAACTTGATGGTATCAGTAACATTGGCTTCTGCAATTTCTTGGGCGAAAGCGTCGCAGTCTTGGGCTGTGAATTTTGGAATGTCTTTGCCATGCTTGGTTTCGGGAAACCGTGCAAAGAGAAACCAGTAAACGAGGTTCTCCGGACCAGAAAGGCCGGTACACGTTATGTTCTTGTTGAAGGTGGCAGTGACATGGCGATCCGGCCAGCCGTCGACGTTTTGGGAGATCCCGAAACAACACTTGTAAAAAGCCGGGATGCCTTCCTCCTGGTCGGCCGGGAAAGCTTGCGGTCGTTCTTTTTGGGCTAGACGGTTAAGCTCCTTGCGCACGACGCTGTGGACACCGTCTGCCCCAATGGCAATGCTACCCTCAAAAGATGATCCGTCTTCTGTGTAGACCCTTGCGGCTCCGGGGATATGGTCGATACGGGTAACCTTTTTGCCCAAGAGCACGCGGTCCTTTTCTTTCAAATGATCGTACAGAAACTGCAAAAGCCACTGACGGTTCATGAACAGACTGGGATACCCATGCCTTTTTCGGTGGAAGTTTATCAGTCCAGCCGTTTGATTAGAACACTCTCTCAAGGCCTCTTATCGAAACGGAAGAGAGCAAAAGGGCAAACGCCAATGTCAACGACTCACCGTTTGATTTCGTGCAACTGGGGATCCATGGTAGTAGCAAAAGGCTGGCCATCATGGTAGCGCAAGCAGCTGTGATCGTTCAACTCCTTTAGAAGCTTTCTCAGAGGCTCATAGCAACCAATCTGATCCAGGATGCGAAGCCCGTTGGCAATCATTCCTATGCTGGCGCCGACGGCCGGAGCGATCTCGGTCCACGCCTCCAGTATCACATATTCAATGTCAAACTCCTGCAGCATATTGGCCAGCACAAGGCCGCCGATGCCACCCCCGACAATGATCACCCTAAAGGGCCTCTTTTCTGTTGCCATGTTTGGCTTGGCCGGCCGCGATGATTCGTCCAACTCGAGATCCGGGGTTGCACACAGGGGTTGATAGGTTATAATGATATTGTCAGCCAATCGTCGTCGAGGGTCACTGAATGTTCATGGCACGTTTGAGCAGTCTGGCCAGCTGTGAACTAAGTGTATTTATCCCATTCCTGATTTCTGTCTCTCCGCTGGGTAGATGCACGGTTTTTAACATCCCATGCCGTTGGAATTTTGCGTTCAGGGGGTTCACGGGCCTCTAGGTGGGCGGGGTTTCTTCCACCCCCGGAGGGCGATAAGATAACAAAGATGGGTGGTACCAAGTGGAATCCGGTGACGGAATTGCCGGAAACGGCTTCCGATTTACAATCCAATACCCACTGTAAGTACCTAGCAGGCTCAGCGATTGGGCACTGCTGCAGTAAAAGCGTGTGGGTGGAAGGGAGCTGAGCTGCTGCCTGGCTGCCCGGTCGACTTCTTACGCCGTGGCGAATTCATTCTGATGCCTGGGCAGAGCCACGCGCCTGGCTTGCACGCGTATAGCGTAACCTGCTGCCAGACCGCGTTTAGCAGTTACAACGCCCTGGCCACCCCCGCAGCACCTCGTCATCGACATCCATTGATAGGGCTTTTGCTTCCTTTTTCAGGGGAAGCAAGCCCTCCAAGTCTGGGAGTCGGTACCGACGGGAAATCTGGACACGGAATTGCGTgtcgaattttttttttttttttttaggatGGTGGCCGGAATTTGCAACATGATTTAGTTCGAGTCTGCAACAGCAGTGATTATTATGGAATGGGTTGTCCGACTGCTTCTTGAAGTTGTGACTAGATATCGAGCTCAATGACATCGTCTACCAGCCAGACAATGATCTCGTCCACGTCTGTCATTCTGTTGATGACTGGGTCGGCCACCTCCTCCTTGTCGTCAAACACAAGCAGTACACTTTGCCCACTACGTTGCCCACTACGTTGCCCACTGCCTCGTTTACTTTGGCTGCCGACCGCGAGCTGCACCGATTCCTCGTCCCTGTCAAGTATGAAGCCTGCCAAAACCCGAAAACGAATATAACCCGGCCCAGCCCGCGGGCACGTGGCCCTAAATGGGCGTCCGTAATAGTCCATGGGCTTTTTAACGGGGAAACGGGGGCCCGCGGCCCCACGTGTTCCGCCCGACCTTTTCTGGACTATAACACGAAAGTGCGGATATAATAAaaatagtagtagtagtagtagtaataGTGTCTATTAACGCCGGGCCGCGCGGAACGCCGGTACCACCGGTTTTCCGCGCATACAACCGCACGTGAAACATTACGGCGCGCTATTTAAATTTATCTAGATTTATATAACGGATCCATTGTTACGGACTGGGTCCGCGGTAATATAAAAATAGGTTCCTGTTGCGGCCCTGCAATTCATACTTTTGCAAAAATATAACCAATTTGCTAGTCTCAGGGCTTATCCCTGAAGCCCGTAGCTCCGCAATTAAGCCTGTGGCTCAATTGCGGCTGTGTATTGTACCTGTGGGTCCAAACCCAGATTGCTTCGGTTCAGGTCTGAGGCCATTTTGTCGTTTTTCGCCGTTCGTGGGGATGCTACCATATATTAAATAATTGAACACAAATTTCACTCTTTTATAATTAATTAAATCAAAATCGTAAAAATATACGGTTGGCACGTTGGATATAGCAATCGGCCAAATTTCTAACAACGACttaatttttgtttttaatgTGCAAATTGACGGAATTAGGATAAAAATCGGAAAGTTTAGTTAATTGGGACCCAAATTTTGTTAAAAATATTTGATTTTCGactttattttattattattttatttttgaaaAAATTTGATAATTTCTGCACGAGGGGGataatatataaataaagtctatatatatataaaatttggtactaatattatataatatagCGTATTAAAAAACCGGATAGgtataataaataaaaatttaATATTTGTTAATAGCCCTTTCGTAAATCAATCGATTAATAAAACGTTATTATTGGGTAAAAGGTAATATATTCTTATTTAACGATTTATTTGTTTACGTTCGAGTttttaattgtttttttccttttataCCCGTAATCGAGGATCGGATTAATCACGTGCGGACCCGCACGTAAATTATCACTTAAATTAATCAATTGAACGCAATCCCTTTTATTCCAACAGTTActtaaaaaaatatatatataaaatagGTAGAACGGTTAATAGCCCGGCCAATATAAGCGGTGAAAtagaaaataaaatataattaAAAACCCCGGATCTTTGGCTATATAATAGTGTGTAATATACATTTTTACAATTTTTATTTAATGTATTATTCCATTTTTCATTCCAATATATAAAATGCATAATAATTTAACTGTATTGCTTTCTACCTGTACGGTGCGCGCACAGTGCGTATATTGTGCAGATTTGCCCGTGAACCGCGAAAATCGACAAAACGTCCTCAGATTAGAAGGAGCGCGATTGGTTCCGCCAATGTAATTGGTCGAAAAGCCATGTGGCTCGTAAGGTGCATGGAGCGCTCGGTCAACCTTGCGAAGCAAGGGGGTTCTAGTCTGAGCTTTGAAATTAGGATATTACTATTGAGACCAAACAAAAATAGAAAGAAATACGGGGTATACTTATTACTACAATTATCTGCTAGGGAAATTAAATATCATGCGATAAAACAAAGcaaaataattataattatCCCGTGTTAGGGGGCTAGCCCTTGAGGGCTGGAGCCGGtggcgcaccggctcggccacgTGAATCGAGATAAGCTACGCGCACTTTGAATAGTTTTAACCCTCGTAAAACTCCAAGTACGTTACCAGGGCAAGACCCTTACAATGACTCTCACGTTATCCTCGATGTTCAAAGCCGTAACTGCTTTGGCTTATGTTAATAATAacggtgctaacaggggatataggggtaaaccctaggtgcggcgtggtaaataaccagtgctaaaagcgctgaataataggtagaaatgcactataattttggtactgataaataattggttgggggagattttgctttatttcccttacatactctccgacatcgaagtgggggtccgcacgccagaaaaggttccggtgccgcgaatgaatttccgaaaaactaatttgtatgggtttttgaaaaaacaccctcatttgcatacaaaccatctctgggtttgcatttaaacgttgacttggtgaaattttcaacccggtacagggtagctgactcgcaggtgcagggtgggtattaaacccggtacagggtagctaaccccactcgctgacctttaaattgcattcctgcattaacaaagtaacggaattccaccattccccactccacttcggcactaaataaaattggctatatacaaataaaagtgggcttattacatgcaaaataatgcatataattaacacacccgatccaattcctccaaattattaattccgcgaaatataattcgcattatttttttaaattacaattttttttatttccgcaaataaaataatttcaattgttttttttaaattttttattattccgCCAAAATATTCTCCTCCAAAATTTCAATTTCCGTATCCATTTTCGAATATTATCGACCGATATTGCGCAATTAAATATTAAATACCCCTAATATATCGCAACCAAACCAATTAATACGAAAATATTTAATATAACGAAAAAGATTTTGCGGCGAAATAACGCAACGTATTATACCGCGcgatttataataaaaataaaaaagtatatttacaaaataaaaaaggaaaaacgcaaaaaaaacgtggcGATATTccgtgtcacggccagggtaagcatagcacggaagctagtctattggcgcctatcgacgaagattctactctgaggagaagaaaggaaacaaacaaagttctgagcttgacgcgacgtagatgaaggtatcaccctggtgggtcgttggccaggggtcagggttagggtctggtcatctcatggtccaaatgtcacactacccccttccaaacctcgtatgtcgacgcaggagatcatgcgaggctcttgtcaagttaaccatgtcgtcgctttttccttttaccgttcaactctccatgctccgccacgttatcctcctgattcggttcgtccaacttatcctcggcagcggcttttatccagattgccaatcgcttcggcggtcctgcggcatctttgtacttcttgtggaagtcgtcaagggctgtcgctgaattcttgaagttttcagccgggtaccacgtgtcgtctggatcacatccttgccatgcgacctggtattgcaatgtcttactccggccaaataatcgggacgctaaaactttatcgaccacaaactctggttctccgttgatctcttctggcggaggcggctctcttttctgttgtggtaatgggtccattgcggctttgcggaggcggtctgcgtggaacaagttttttcctttaaacgattcaggtacgtccagaacatagctatatcctcgttcttctagaatctgccatggtccggtccactgtgaatccagtctggtcgtcggtgcggtcgtcggaaacccttttttcttgacgaaaacatagtcgttaacgccaaaatctactggtcgccgctttttgttggcttgttcttcctgcctcgcctgcgtttttagcgcgttttggcgagccaactcttggacttctttagtctggcggacgatctgcagcgcttttcgtttctggtctgaatcaacggtcgtggttggcaggtcggtggacagcgggtttcggggttcggtcccgagcactacctttaacgggcacataccaaggctggaatgccacgcggcgttgtgggcaaaatccaaagcaggcaaatgtacgctccaactggtctggtatttgtcgatataaaaccgtagcttttggtccagttcctggttggttatctctacggcaccttgtgtttgagggtgcagggcgctgccgtgtcggtgtttagtacccgtgagttcatttatcgtcgccatgaattcggagatgaacggcccggcgttgtcgctaaTCCAAACGAAAGGTAGTCCTAGGAAACGGTATAGGTATCGGTAATATCGGGAGGCCAGGATTTCTGCTGTGTCGGTCTTCTGTCCTGGGATGGTGGCTATCAGGCGACTGAACTTGCAAACGAACACCCACACGTAGTCGTATCCGAACTTGTCTTTGGGCATGTCCTTTCCGTCAACTGCTACATGTTCCCAAACGTAATTCGGTATCGGTAGCGGATGCAATAGGCCCGGGGTCTTGTCGTGTCTACCTTTATTTCGCTCGCAGTCGTGACAGTTTTTGATGTATTTCCGAATGGTTTGACTCATGCCCTCCCAAAAATACCGTCTTTTGATCATTTGTATCGTCTTGTTCTGTCCTGCGTGGGCGAATATTTTGGGCTCGTGAGCTTCACGGATCAGAGCGGTCCTCAAAAAAATCTGTCCGTCTAAAGTCGTTTCCGGGACGACTAGCTTtccttggtgttggcctagcttttgcttttcgttctcttgtcgtattaggtctaccaaatctgcgccgctcaccacgtgggcgtttgggtcggcagtgctgacggcggccaccgtaggtgtgatcttctcaggtgggattaaagtcattgttcgttcttctttttcccgagctttaactgttggaaggtctgccgtcttgcgggacagggcatcggcggctatattgtctttgccgcggcggtactgaaacgtaatgttgaagttggccaggaaatCTGCCCAACGCACCTGTCGAGTCGAAAGGAGTCGTTTTGTGGAATAGTAAACTAAAGCTTGGTGGTCTGTAACCACGAAGAAGCTTGTCCCCAATAATTCTGGTTCGTAATGTTCCAGCGTTTGaaccactgccagcagctctcggtcttggatcgggtatgcgcgttctgctggggtcatcgtttttgagaaatatcccacaggtttccattctccacccggttgctgttgccagattgctccgccggtcgcgttgcgtgaggcgtcggtttctacTTTGGTCGGTCGGCCTGGGGTGAAAAATGCCATAACCGGTGCATCGCAGGCTAAACGTTTCATTTCCTCAAATGCTCGCCTCTGTTCTGGCCCCATAGCAAATTTGGCGTCTTTCTTCAACAGTCGGTTCAACGGCtcagcgacgctgctggcatggtggcaaaacattcgaatgtaattgcacaatcccaaaaaggaacgcacggctgttttggacgtgaggtcttcgaacttccaatcgctaattgcctgcagtttgtctggatcgatacggatgcccagacctgcgtccataacgatgccaagataatcgaccgtggtaacgttgaatcgagactttttaatatctccctggaggtcgactcggcttaatcggtaaataacctcttctacttggtcccaatgttcttcttcgtttccgtcggaataaaccaaaacatcgtcggcgtatgcgctggcgaacaagtccaaaagttcatttagctgagcgttgataaatgactgccaccaagctgggccgacctttagcccaaagggaagcaccttccattgaaaggtgccttgtcgggtgcgaaaagcagtgaggtactctgagccaaccgccatacgtaaccggttgaaagctcgaataatgtcgatttttgtaaacctctttgcattgcgacaattaaaaatagttccgttgacatccggggctggtacgaatcgatctttcaaaaattggttgatccatcggtagtcggtgcaaaaacggcgttctttggagtgtggtttaggtacaaacaggacaggcgctgggtcggcctgcatacagggttcgataaacccaatgcgcagcagctcgtcgactgtttccttttcgagcggcaggaattccacaggtgtcctgtacgtcggaggcgatcctgttttcggcttgtctagctccaaaattacatcgtgccctgggcgatgtggaggcaggttagtggaagctgctttcgaaaagaatccctccaggtgagcgagtcgggatggcagtttgcttcggaccagttcgacatggtcggggtcttcatcttccgggaacgggattggttctcccttgttggttttccattggtacgaacggccgacggcagataggctgatggcgggtttttcgggtccaatttctaacgtaatgggctgcgtgggtattgggcacgatttccatcgcttttgtcgggggtcgGTGTCCAGCTTGTGCTGAAGGGCAGCTATGTTTACAACGTTTTGGTCCTCACCCAAAACGaccggggtcgttggtctgggttctaaaaaggttgtttggcgccacggtcgtcgaagtatttgcacccttttggtttcccgttcgaatgctcggtcgcgccgctctgcatcggcttgtgcaaccggatcgggcttgtccaacatgttcggaagtctaatggctggcgagaattttgccagcgacggtgtcctttcaggccatgcgaacgtttgcgttttcgggtggatccaaacatcctgttcaactagccaatcctgcccaataaacatatcatgcccactttccgtcacgtaaaacatttggttgctgaaccggcgtccatcgatttccaaggtcgcttttagtttgtgcgtaatgcgtcctgcgtcctgtttgcggtagtccgacaaaagtagcggggtttttaacctttgaagccgggctcctagccgttctgcggcttgtttagcgattgctgggctgatcaaaagagaaatgtctgctccggtgtcacaaagagctttaactgatagtgctacgccattaacctgtatctgagttcgaatgatgaaagatttaggtcgtgggttactaccaatctgagctatcgtagacatctggaccaccgaggaggcttgCGGCGGTCTTATTCTTTTCCCGATTCGTCTGTGGTTTCCGAATCTAAGGTACTCGTCTGTTGCTTTTGCTTCACTGCTTTGACATCCcttattctctctttttcgggacaatctttggaattatggccaccccttccgcacatgaaacaggt
Proteins encoded in this region:
- a CDS encoding FAD binding domain-containing protein, encoding MATEKRPFRVIIVGGGIGGLVLANMLQEFDIEYVILEAWTEIAPAVGASIGMIANGLRILDQIGCYEPLRKLLKELNDHSCLRYHDGQPFATTMDPQLHEIKRHGYPSLFMNRQWLLQFLYDHLKEKDRVLLGKKVTRIDHIPGAARVYTEDGSSFEGSIAIGADGVHSVVRKELNRLAQKERPQAFPADQEEGIPAFYKCCFGISQNVDGWPDRHVTATFNKNITCTGLSGPENLVYWFLFARFPETKHGKDIPKFTAQDCDAFAQEIAEANVTDTIKFRSLYDKRISATLTPLHEMVYKTWFYKRVFLLGDSAHKPNPLSGQGANGAIETAAELINAILDERDSRPAGLQDLSVDDIEGMFLRVQTARASRSRAVVKDSYDRLSLLTSQNPTVTAAVKAMMKYAPSSYRDFAANSDIIAGASRIQKLPVPHRPRAIPFEDERPAKPVRATTAKVVLNLFAITNLALALLCQESRTVAPLWQQVAPVLFFTVEGYRYGHTNSLLGMPSITALCLHTLGAGRVFPVYSAVYGLAAFRQPPGRHVDLMAAKSMFRTAVLGCALVLLVKLALESRSGTAISWRDLTQFVSLFPILVWGLNNLIKKTKPKARNPSEPEAFGFYKTADMPFLRALYGCAFAVQAAVHLASGGYSNAAGPLSGSISGVARSLVDATSTSGPAYHSLLMANLHAIWDLRAHGYVTTPRALRAALGAAAGQALVGPGATWAGLWCWRDEVYASSAIE